One Diospyros lotus cultivar Yz01 chromosome 1, ASM1463336v1, whole genome shotgun sequence genomic window carries:
- the LOC127789680 gene encoding oleosin L-like → MAEHRYQQQPQQQPQARSHQMVKAATAVTAGGSLLVLSALTLAGTVIALALATPLLIIFSPVLVPAAITAGLLSAGLVASGGFGVAGLSVMTWIYGYLTGKHPPGADKMEQARLKLAGKAREMKEKAEQFGQHHLTAGSQT, encoded by the coding sequence ATGGCTGAGCACCGCTATCAGCAGCAACCGCAACAGCAACCGCAGGCAAGGTCTCACCAGATGGTAAAGGCTGCGACCGCCGTCACAGCCGGTGGGTCGCTGCTTGTTCTCTCTGCCCTGACGCTCGCCGGAACCGTGATAGCGCTGGCTCTGGCCACCCCTCTTCTGATCATATTCAGCCCGGTTCTGGTGCCGGCGGCGATAACGGCGGGTCTTCTGTCGGCTGGGCTGGTGGCCTCCGGCGGGTTTGGGGTGGCTGGGCTGAGCGTGATGACGTGGATCTACGGGTATCTGACGGGGAAGCACCCGCCCGGCGCGGATAAGATGGAGCAGGCGAGGTTGAAGCTCGCCGGCAAGGCTCGCGAGATGAAGGAGAAGGCCGAGCAGTTTGGGCAGCACCACCTGACCGCCGGTTCTCAAACTTGA